One Danio aesculapii chromosome 13, fDanAes4.1, whole genome shotgun sequence DNA window includes the following coding sequences:
- the LOC130239476 gene encoding cystatin-F: protein MKGSYQLLVLLFLASLCSPEKGGVHRVFSRPIPGALQNVSKNDTGVKKAVLTGTYSFNNKSNDAFLFKASAVDCAKRQIVKGVRYILEVEISRTVCRKMSHNEDLINCPFQTDSLLRQTFFCHFDVWSIPWMQKMMTEYFNCRSSDNF from the exons ATGAAGGGCTCTTATCAGCTACTTGTCTTGCTTTTCTTAGCAAGCTTGTGTTCACCCG AGAAAGGTGGAGTGCACAGAGTCTTCAGTAGGCCGATCCCAGGAGCTCTGCAGAACGTCAGTAAGAACGACACCGGGGTGAAGAAGGCCGTCCTGACTGGAACTTACTCTTTTAACAATAAATCCAATGACGCTTTCCTCTTCAAAGCATCAGCGGTTGATTGTGCAAAGAGACAG ATAGTCAAAGGCGTCCGCTATATTCTGGAAGTGGAGATCTCACGGACCGTGTGCAGGAAGATGAGCCACAATGAGGATCTGATCAACTGTCCCTTCCAGACAGACAGTCTGCTgcgacag ACCTTCTTCTGCCATTTTGACGTATGGTCCATTCCCTGGATGCAGAAGATGATGACCGAATATTTTAATTGTCGTTCTTCGGACAACTTCTGA